Proteins encoded in a region of the Novibacillus thermophilus genome:
- the spoIIGA gene encoding sigma-E processing peptidase SpoIIGA produces the protein MTVYADMVFLLNFCVDFLLLWLTMAIRKQKTAYWRLAVAAVLGACYAVMMLAPVASWVFAWGVKLLWSCLMVFVAFGYRSRPAFLRNWGVFYFTSFVVGGGMFAAHYFLLDHQEALNGLLVTQSGGMGTPVTWTFVVLAFPLVWFYSRLTFKSLAERQDIHHFLVHVEIQIGKRGLRTVGFIDTGNQLRDPFTRTPVMIAEHRLIAPLLPPPVKKAVKERDVTAGLSRLPPEWGTRMKLIPYRSVRRGTDFLLALKPDKVQVVREGRTFSVNDVLIGLDSGPLSSDGTYQMIVHPACVDEAV, from the coding sequence ATGACGGTGTATGCGGACATGGTCTTTCTCCTCAATTTTTGCGTGGACTTTCTGCTCCTCTGGCTGACGATGGCCATTCGCAAGCAGAAAACCGCGTATTGGCGGTTAGCGGTAGCCGCCGTACTCGGGGCGTGCTATGCCGTCATGATGTTAGCTCCTGTCGCATCGTGGGTGTTTGCGTGGGGTGTCAAATTGTTATGGTCGTGCCTGATGGTGTTCGTCGCGTTCGGATACCGCAGTAGGCCTGCCTTTTTGCGCAACTGGGGCGTGTTTTATTTCACGTCGTTTGTGGTGGGAGGCGGCATGTTCGCGGCACACTATTTTTTGCTCGATCACCAAGAGGCTTTAAACGGTCTACTGGTAACCCAGTCCGGTGGGATGGGAACACCGGTGACGTGGACGTTCGTGGTCCTCGCTTTCCCGCTGGTGTGGTTCTACTCCCGACTCACCTTTAAATCTTTGGCCGAAAGGCAAGACATTCACCACTTTCTCGTACACGTGGAGATCCAGATCGGGAAACGAGGACTACGCACGGTAGGGTTTATCGACACGGGCAATCAACTCCGCGATCCGTTCACGCGGACGCCGGTGATGATAGCGGAACACAGATTAATCGCCCCTCTGTTGCCCCCACCCGTAAAAAAAGCCGTCAAAGAACGCGACGTGACCGCGGGTTTGTCACGGCTTCCGCCTGAATGGGGGACCCGGATGAAACTGATCCCTTACCGCAGTGTGAGGCGGGGAACTGACTTTCTCTTGGCGTTGAAGCCGGACAAGGTTCAGGTCGTGCGGGAAGGGCGCACGTTTAGTGTCAACGATGTGCTCATCGGGTTGGACAGTGGACCGCTGTCTT